In Deinococcus humi, the genomic stretch TGCGTTACGCCGCCGCCCAGCCTGAGCGCGAGTGGGAGGCGGTGGTGGTGGACCGCCGTGGCCCGCAGGCCACCCTGTTGATTCCCGAACTGGCCTACGATCTGCCGCTGAGCACGCCCGCGCCCGTTGGCACGACGTTGAGAGTCCGGCTGGTGGACGTGAATCTGCCTGCCCTGAGCATGCGCGCCCGCACCGTTTAGAGGCATACCTCACCTGCACCCCCCCGGTGATCGGCGGCACCGACACGTCCCACAGCTCACAAGCAACTTACTTCCCTTGAGGAAAGCCCTGTTGATACTCAGTCCAGTACAGTGAGAACAGAAATGAACTCGGGACATTTAACCCATACACGAAAAACAACGTTGAACACGCACATTTCATCCGCCGAAATCTGCTTCATCTTTCATTCATGCGCCCCTTCCTCTGCTTAAACTGCCAGACATGACCGCCGTGAGCCGGGTATTGAACGACATCGTGTCCCTGCGCATGAGCCACTGCCGCGCCGAACAGGCCGCCGGGGCCGCCCAGTATCACTTGGCGGTGCAGCACTACCGGGCCTGCCTGGAAGCCGCCGAGAGCCGCGAGGACTGCCAGGCGGTGCAGTTCTTCGCCCTGAAGCTGTCGGGCTGCTATGAGCAGATGGGTCTGCGCGACAAGGCGGCGCAGTTCCGCGCTCTGGCCAGCGTGAACGAAGAACTGCCGCCAGGGCTGCTGGGCTAGGAGGCAACCCACCGCCGCTGCGCTGCGTACTGACAACATGGTCAAGACCCTGCTGCTGACCCTGACCCTGGCGTCGCTGCCCGCCGCCGGCGCGGTCCCCCTGACCCTGCGGGCCGGGCAAACTGCGTCGCTGAACGGTACGAACATCACGTTGCTGCGCTTTAACGACAGCCGTTGCCCGCTGAAGGCCATCTGCGTGATGGCGGGCAACGTGAAGGCCAGCCTGTTTGTCGTGAACGGAAAGTCCGCGCGCCTGTACACGGTCTACCTGCCCGGCGTCCCGGTGGCGACGGCGGCCGGAGAGGTCCGCCTGCGGGCGGCAACCCGACGGGAGGGCGGCGGCGCACAGCGCCTGACCTTTGAGGTGGGGAAATAAAGTTGTCGGGACGTGGGGGCGACCTCTGCGTCACCTCTTCAGCCTGCCTCCCCTAGTTCCTGCCCGTCCCTCCAAGACCCGACTCGCTACAGTGGCCCCATGAAGTACGTGTCCACTCGCGGCCTGCGTGATCTGGGGGGCTTCTCGGATGTTCTGCTGATGGGACTGGCCCCGGACGGCGGCCTCGCCATGCCCGAACGCCTGCCCACCCTCAGCCCGGACGATCTGGAAGGGTTGCGCGGGCTGGACTACGCCGATCTGGCCTATGCGGTCATGCACCCCTACATCGACGACATTCCGGAGGCGGACCTGCGCGCCATGCTGCGGGCCACGTATCACCCGGACGTGTTCCACAGCGCCGACATCACACCGCTGACGCCGCTGGGCAACTCCGGGCTGTTCCTGCTGGAACTGTCCAACGGCCCCTCGCTGGCCTTCAAGGACATCGCCATGCAATTTCTGGGGCAAGTGTTCGAGTACGTGCTGGAGCGGCGGAATGAGGAGCTGAACATCCTGGGGGCGACGTCGGGCGACACCGGATCGGCAGCGGAGTACGCCATGTTGGGCAAGGCCCGCATCAACGTCTTTATGCTCTCGCCGCACGGACGCATGAGCGCCTTTCAGCAGGCGCAGATGTTCAGCCTGCACGAGCCGAACATCTTCAACATCGCCGTGCAGGGCGTGTTCGACGACTGCCAGGACCTGGTAAAAGAGATCAACGCCGACACCGGGTTCAAGGCCCGCCACGCGATTGGCGCCGTGAATTCCATCAACTGGGCGCGGGTGCTGGCGCAGGCGGTGTATTACTTCAAGGCGTATTTCGCCCTGAAGCTCCCCGCTGGGCAGCAGGTGGATTTCAGCGTGCCGTCGGGCAACTTCGGCAACGTGTTCGCCGGGTATCTGGCCAAACGCATGGGCCTGCCCATCGGGCAACTGGTGGTGGCCAGCAACGAAAATGACGTGCTGCACGAGTTCTTCTCCACCGGAGTCTACCACGTGCGGCGGGCGGCGCAGGTGGCGCAGACCTCCAGCCCCAGTATGGACATCGGCAAGGCCTCCAACTTCGAGCGCTACCTGTATCTGATCTCGGGTGCGGACGGCGCGCAGACCGGCGTGTGGTGGGCGGAGGTGGGGGGCGGGCGGCCCGTCGATCTGCGCGGCATGGCCCACTGGGACGAGGTGCGGGCGAGCGGCTTCGTGGGCGGGCGCAGCAGTCATGCGGACCGGCTGGAGACCATTCGCCGCACGGATGAGCGTTTCGGGCGCCTGGTTGACCCTCACACTGCCGACGGCCTGCTCGTGGGCGAGCGCTACGCGCGGGCCGGAGTTCCGATGGTCTGCCTGGAAACCGCCCTGCCCGCTAAGTTCGAGGACACCGTGAAAGAGGCCGTGGGCCGCACGCCGCCGCGTCCCGAACGCTTCGAGGGCATCGAGGAATTGCCGCGCCACTTCACCGTGATGGAAAACAACGCCGTCCCCCTGAAAGCATGGATCGCGCAGAAGCTCGGGCAGGCGCTGCAAGCAACACCCTGAACCCGGCACTACACTCGGGGGCATGAAGCACCTCTCCACCACCGATGTCACGCCGCGCGCCCTGGGCTTTGCCATGCCGCCCGAGTGGGAAGCGCACGCCGCCACCTGGATGAGCTGGCCTGCCGGCGATGACCTGTGGTTCGGCCACCTGGACGCAGTGCGCGCCGAGTTCGCCGGGCTGGTCCGGACGATTGCCCGCTTCGAGCCGGTGCACCTGCTGACCCGCGACGCGCAGAGCCGTCAGGACGCGGACGAACGTCTGGTGGGAGCCAACGTGACCTTCCATGACGTGCCGCTGAACGACGTGTGGATCCGGGACAACGGCCCACTGTTCGTGACCCGCAGCCCGGGGGACGTCTCCTTCGTCAACTGGCGCTTCAATGCCTGGGGCGGCAAGTTCGATTTCGCCGAGGACGACCGTGTCCCGGAAGCTGTGGCCCATATCCTGAACGCCTCCCACTGGGATGTGCCGGTGGTGCTGGAGGGCGGCGCGCTGGAGATCGGCGGCGCGGGTGTGGCGCTGACCACCCGTTCATGCCTGCTGACCGACACCCGCAATCTGGGACTGGACGCAGGCAAATACGCCGACTGGCTGCGCGAGTACCTGGGCGTAAGCAAATTATTGTGGCTGGGCGCGGGCCTGGAAAATGACCATACGGACGGCCACATTGACACCATCACGCGCTTTGCCGACGAGCGAACCATCGTGACCAGCGTGGAGGCGGATCAGATGGACCCCAACCACGCGGTCATGACGGCCAATCTGGAGGCGTTGAAAGGAATGACCGACGCGCACGGCAATCCCTTCCGCATCGTGGAGCTGCCCCTGCCCGCCGAGTATCTGGAAGGTGCGGAGGGCCGACTGCCGCCCACCTATGCCAACTTCTACATCGGCAACGGCTTTGTGGTGGTGCCGCAGTACGGCGACCCCAACGACGCCCGCGCGCTGGAGATTCTGACGCCGCTGTTTCCGGGCCGCGAGGTCATCGGCCTGAGCAGCCGCGCGATCATCGAGGGCGGCGGCTCGTTCCACTGCGTGACGCAGCAGCAGCCGGTGGGGACGGTGTGGACGGGGGAATAATGGACCTCGGCGGCGGCTACAGCGCCCGCCCCATCTCGCTGCAGGCTTACCGCGACGCCTGCGACCGACTGCAAGGGCAGATCTTCGGCGACGGCTCGCTGTACGCTTTCGGGCCTCCTGTCAAAGCGCCGCCGCCGCTGGGTGAGACGTTCAGCTGGGGCCTCTATAGGGCTGAAGAACTGATCGGCTGGAGCTTCGCGCAACAGAAGGACGAGCGCACGGTGTACATGGCCGACACGGGAATCCTGCCCGAACATCAGGGGCGCGGGCTATACACCCGCCTGCTGCCGCAGTTGCTGGACACCTTTCGGGAGGCAGGCTACAGCCTAGTCCAGAGCCACCACCGCGCCACCAACAATGCCGTGATCGTTCCTAAACTGCGTGCTGGCTTCCTTATCCAGGGCTTGAACCTGTACGAGGGCGGGCTGAACGTGGCCCTGACGCACAGCCTGGACAACACCTACCGCAAAGCCATGCACGTCCGCAGCGGCCTTCAGGCGGCGCAGGGCGAGACGGCGCGGCGACTGGGGGTGCCCTCGGAAGCCCAGACCGAAAGTGCCGTTCCCCCTGCCATTTCACTGCCGGCCGGCCAGGGCCAGGACACCGAGCTGGGCGGGGGCTACGTGCTGCGCCGCGTTCCCTACGAGGTCTATTACGACATCTACTCGGGGTTGGAAGACGCCGTTTACAGCAGCGTTTCCCTGAACTGGCCGACGCCCGCCCGGCTGGAGCCGCCCGAATATCCGCGGTATGCCTGGCTGATCGGCCACGGGGAGCAGGTGGTGGGCTGGCAGTATTCCCGCCAGTGGGACAGCCGCACGGCCTACATGGTCAACACGGCGCTGCTCCCCGCACACCGTGGGCAGGGGGTGTACACCCGTCTGCTGGCGCCCGTGCTGGCCGCGCTGAGGGCAGAGGGCTATGAGCTCGTTCGCAGTCACCACCACGCCACCAACAACGCCGTGCTGCTGCCCAAGTTGCGTGCGGGTTTTCGCCTGCAGGGCCTCCAGGTGGACGATCACGGCGTCATGGCGGTGCTGATGCTGAGCTTCGGCGGGTTGTACCGCGACTACATGGACGTTCGCAGCGGGCTGAAACGGCCCACCGGCGAGGTGGCACAGGCCCTGGCGCTGGAGAGGCCGTAAAAAGGCCCCCTGCGATAGCAGAGGGCTGAAGAGGGAATGACCGTTAGACCGTCTGCTGCGCCAGCTTCTTTGGCGCCGTTTTCTTGGCCGGGCGGTTCCTCGCCCGTTTCACGGTGGCGATGCCTGCGTCAGAGTGCAGCACCTCGCCGTACAGGTTCCACCACTGACGGGCCGTTCCCAGCTCACGGGTCAGGTTCTCGAAGCGGTAGTAGGCTGCTTCTCCACCGGGCAGGACGAAGGTAGGGGTGCCGAACACCCCCAGTTCGGCGGCCTCGGCCAGCTCGGCGCGCAGGCTGGCACGCAGGCCCGCGTCGTCCTTGCGGTCAGCGGCAAACTGTTCCAGATCGAGTTTCGCGACCCGCGCCGCCGCCATCACGGCGTCCTCGTCCATCGGCTTCTTCTCCTCGTGAACGGCGCGGAACAGCGCCAAGGTGAAGTTCCAGCTCTGCTCCTCGCCCTGCCGGGCCGCTGCCCCAGCCGCCAGGAAAGCCAGCAGACTGGTTTGCTGGGCGCGCTGGCCCGCGTCGCCGGGTTGATCGGTCAGCCACCACACCGGCTCCTGCTGGCCCGCGTTGTCGACGTGGTTGCCCTGCACCAGTGAGAAATGCCTGAGCTTGAACCCCTGCTCGCCCGCCTGACGCAGCACCTGGGCCAGTTCCACGCCGCGCCAGGCATAGGGGCACAGGAAGTCGAAGAACACCTCGTTGGACGGAACACTGGATGGGGTCATGCGGGGACGCTAGCACGCGTTCCAGGCACGGAATGTCAGCCTTCCAACCTCAGAGAGTCCGCTCACGACAGCCCAACACGGCTTTCATGGCCTCGTCGGGTCAGGAATGGTTCCAGTTGTCGGGATCGTCCGAGTCGCCGGGCGAGAGGCCCAGCACGTCGCCGTCAGTGGAGCAGCCCAAGCCCAGCACTGTGCGGTTGGCGTAGGCGAAATAGGCCGTGACCTGATTGATCTCCAGAATCTCGCCGTCGCTGAAGCCCACCTCTCGCAGGCTCTCCACATCCGCCCCGGAGACGGCGGACGGGGTGAGGGTCAATTTCTCGGCGTAGCGCAGGGCCTGTCTCTGCCCCCCGCTCAGCGGGGCAGCGTCGGGATCGCGTGCCTCGACCGCCCGGCGAATGGCGTCCGCCCGCGCGTCGTCCCCGAGCAATCGTTTCAGCCCGGCGAAGTGGTGCTCAACACAGTATTCACAGCTGTTCAGCGAACTGACCCATACCCCCAGCGTTTCCAGCAACCACTTGGGGAGCGTGTTGCCGCTGTGGTGCAGCGCAGCCTTGTACAGCGCCATATGCCCCTCCATGCTGTGGGGCCGCAGCGAGTGCATCGCCATGATGTTGTCCACGTTGTTGCCCGGCCCCTTCACGCGGTCATACAGGACTTTCAGGCGGCCGGTGGCCTCCAGATAGGGAACGGTTTGGATCCAGGGCATGGGGCAGTGTAGGCCGCCAGGAGGACTAAGCTACACCCACCATGAACCCCGACGAACGCACCGCGCAGAATGTCCGGCTGTTCGACACGCTCTCGGCCCACTACGACCGCATGGGCTTCCTGCCTCTGACGGCGCGGTACCTGGCCGGGCGGTTTGAGGCGCGCCCTGGTGAGACGCTGCTGGACGTGATGTGCGGCACCGGCACGCTGGCGCTGGCGCTGGCGGACGCGGTGGGAGCGGGCGGGCAGGTGGTGGGCGCGGACCTGTCGCCAGGGATGCTGGCCGTGGCACGGAACAGGGTGGTGGGAAAGACCAACCTCTCGTTCGTAGAGGCCGACGCGACGGCGCTGCCGTTGGTGGACATGACGTTCGACGGCGTAGCCTGCGCCTCGGGGCTGTTCTTCGTGCCGGACATGGAGGCGGCGCTGCGCGAGTGGCGGCGGGTGCTGCGTCCGGGCGGGCGGGTCGCCTTTTCCTCGTTCGGCAAGGGGCTGATGGGCGACCTGCCGGGGCGCTGGCGCACAGCCCTGGAAGGCGTGGGCTTCAATCCGGGCTTCCCGCCGCTGGGCCGCCTGCCCTCGCCGGATGCGGCGGCAGAGCTGCTGCGGGCGGCGGGCTTCGAGGAGGTCACGGTGGACCTTCGGGACTTGCCCTACCGGCTGCCCACGCCGCAACACCGCTGGGACGACATCGAGGCTGGCATGGAGGGGGCGCCGCTGGCCTCATTGCCGCCTGAAATCCGTCGCCGGCTTCAGAGTGAGCATCTGGCCGAACTTGAGGCGCTATTTGCCGGAGAGGCGCTGACCGTCCCGGTTCCGGTGCTGGTGGCCTCCGGGGTGCGGGCCCGATAAAGGGGTGGGAGACGGGCTGCACAGGTATTGGAGAAAATCGGGGACTACTCCACGGTGCCGTCCTCCGGCGGTGTGCCGTCCACAAACACGGTGTTCTGATCGGTGTAATGCACCTGTCCGGCAGGTGCTCCTCTGGGTTTCCAGACGTACTTGATGCGGGTGTAATCCACGCCCACGTTGCTGCTACCGCGCGCCTTGCTGTGCGCGGCGGCCAGCCGGGCCGCGTACAGGATGTCGGGTTGTGCCAGCTCCTTGCCACCAGTCCGCACGATGACATGGCTGCCGGGGTAGCCCTGCGCGTGGAACCAGTAGTCCATGCTGCGCCCGATGCGGTGCGTCAAGGTGGCATTTTCCTTGTTGTTGCGGCCCACCAGCACCTCGTAACCGCCGGGGGTGGTGAAGCGCAGGCCGTACTGGCTCTTCTCCGGGCGCTCGGACTGCAGGGTGGAGGCCAGCGCGTCCAGTTCCTCCAGGCTGGCGTGTTCCAGCTGCGTTACGCGCGCCTCGGCCTCGGCCAGTTCGGCACGCAGGGTCTCCTCGCGCTCCAGCAGGCGTTCGTACACGTCCTCGCGGCGGCGGGCACGGCCATAACGTTTCTCAGCGTTCTGCACGGCGCTCAGGCTGGGGTCAAGGGCCACCGGGCGCGGACCGCTGCCGTCGAAGGCGGGCAGTTCGGCGCTTGAGCTCCCTGGTTCCACCGTGGAGGCGTAGGCCATCAGCAGGTCCGCTTCCTCGCGGTCTATCGCGGCGGCGTCCAGGCCTGCCTCGGCGCGGGACACGTCGGCCAGCTGGTTGCGGATCAGGGTCAGGCGCTTGCCCAGCGGTTCGGCCAGGGCTTTGCGCAGTGCGGCGGCCTTCTCGCTGCGGGCGGCCTCGCGGGCGCCGTCCTGCATGACGCCCTCGCTGACGGTGGGATCGGCCACCAGCGAACGCAGGGCAGCCAGGGCCTGCGGCCAATCCTGCCCCGGTGCCTGGGTGGACAGCAGGTCCGCCCGCCGCGCCAGTTCCGCGCTCAACAGCGGTCCCAGTCCATCCAGGCGCTCGCGCCACTGGCCTATCGGCAGCGTGGACAGGGACTGCGCCTCCGCCTCCTCCAGCGTGCGTGGGTCCAGCTTGTCGTAGGGCGGCGGCGGGGTGTACTGGCCCCCACTGCGGATGGTGCGGAAGCGGTTGCGGCTGCCGGTGATCTCGCGGGCGGCCATAACGATGCGCCCCCCGAAGCCCTCGCCCTCCTCCAGCACCAGCAGGTTGGCGTTGCGGCCCGTGACCTCGAACAGCAACCGCGTGGGGGCCTGGTCCACGAATCCGGCCTCGCCGCCGAAGTGCAGCGCCACCACGCGGTCGAGCTTGAGTTGCTCGGCCGCCAGCAGTTGACCACGCACCCGCGCGGCCAGAAAGCGCTGGAAGGGGCTGCGGGGATCGCCGCGCAGCCGCTCGCGGGAGATGAACAACACCGGCTGGGGCGGACGGTAGGCCAGCACCAGATTGCGCCTCTCGCCGAGGCCGGGGCCGTCCAGCAGCAGGGCGGCGGTGGTCTCATCGGGAAAGACCCAGCCCAGTGTGTGCAGTGGGAGGTGCGGGCTCAGCTCGCCCAGCACCTTTGCCAGCATCAGCCCTTCCATGTGGGACCTCGGGAGAAATAGGGAAAGGCAGTCATCCGGGCATGCTAGCGCCGGGACAATGCGGGCAACTCGGCACAATGGCTCAGTTTCCAAGGGGCCGCCGCGGATGCCAGACTGTAGCCGCCATGCCCGCCCCGTCCCCCACGCTCAATGACGGCTACGCCTACACCGAGCGCGTCGGTCCACGGGGCGCGGGCCTGACGGTACTGGCGTATCTGGCGGGGCGCTACGGTCATTCCAGCCCTGGGGAGTGGCAGGCGCGGCTGGAGCGCGGCGAAGTCGTGCTCGGAGGCGTCGCCGCCCAGGGTTCAGAGACCCTGCGGGCCGGTCAGACGCTGATCTGGAACCGCCCACCCTGGCCTGAAGACGCCGTGCCGCTGCATTTCGAGGTGCTGTATCAGGATGAGGCCGTGCTGGCCGTCTCCAAACCCTCCGGGCTCCCCACCGTTCCGGCAGGCGGTTTTCTGAATCACACGCTGCTGACCCTGGTCCGACAGCGGTGGCCGGAGGCGTCGCCGCTGCACCGGCTGGGACGCGGCACGTCCGGCCTGGTCCTGTTCTCGCAGACGGCAGCGGCGGGGGCGGCCCTGTCGCGGGACTGGCGCGAGGGACGGATTGAGAAGACCTACCGCGCCCTCGCCCAGGGCATAGCCCGGCAGGACGAGTCCGAAATCAGCACGCCCATTGGCCTGGTGCCGCATCCGAGACTGGGGGAGGTCTACGCGGCCAGCCCAGACGGTAAGGGGTCACGGTCCTTCGCGCGGGTGCTGGCGCGGCGGGACGGTCAGACCCTCTTTGAGGTGGACATCCACACGGGCCGTCCTCACCAGATTCGCATTCATCTGGCCGCCATCGGGCATCCGCTGGTGGGCGATCCGTTGTACGGGGTGGGCGGGCTTCCGCTGGCCGATCTGCCAGGGCTGCCAGGGGACGGCGGCTACCTGCTGCACGCGCACCGGCTGGGGTTTGTCCATCCGAGCACCGCTCAGAAGATGACGCTTGAGGCCACAGTTCCCGCCGAACTGAACGCGGGTTAGTCCAGGCCGCTTCTCCCCAGGCCACCCTTGAGGAGCAGTTTCTGAACGGTCTCGCCGCCGATCTTGCGCGCCTCGCCATACAGAACTGTGGTTGTATTCCAGCCTGGAGAGAAAGAAATATTGACGAACAGGTGATAACGCTTGTCCCGATCCTTGCAGGACAATTCACCTTTGGCCGTGGCGGCAACGCTGGAATAGACCGTCGTTTCTATGGTATTGAAATACTCCGGGAACAATTCAAAATCAATAGTGAAGAGAGAGGAGAACACTGATTCAGGCTTGGCGTCGGCTGCCGGAACCTCACGTGGAACGTACAGCCAGAGCTTTGCAGCCATGGCATCCGGCGCACTGATAACCAGTGTGTCCACCGAGCAATCACCCTCCCCGTAGCCGTTGAACTTCTGGATCAGTTGTTTCAAGGTTGTTTGCTCTTCCTTAGGCGGGTGCGCGGACAATGTGATGTCATACTTCCCACTGCCGTCAATCGTTCCGATGACCGTATTCCGGTTCACGTCCATGAACACAGGACGGGGGGTAGGGATGGACCAGTCTTCAGTTCTGCCCTGAAGTTTCGGCGTCAGCCCCAGCGGTCCGCTCGTCGGAGGCTTTGCCAACGCGTTGGTGAAATCGGCGTCAGTGACAGGCAATTTTGGCGCAATTTGAAGACAAAGCGCTTGGCTACCCGACAGAATCAGGACCAGGGCAGCGAACAGGGAGGAACGGAACATAGCCCAATTACAGCACGGTAATTTTTGGCTGTTGCCGCAAATCTTCCTCTGCCCCTCCCTTACCGCTGCGTGTTGACCGTGTACGTCCCATCTGCGTTGCCCGTGAAGGTCACCGTACCGTTCTGATCGGTGCGGTAGATGCGGACGCCATTTTGCTTGTACAGGTCCAGGGCCGTCTTCGTGGGGTGGCCGTAGTTGTTCTCGCCCACGCTGATGACCACGTTCTGCGGGCGCACCACGGCCAGCCACGCCGGATTGTCGCCATTGGCCGCGCCGTGATGAATGCTCTTGTACACCTGGAAGGGGCCGGCGATCTCGGCACGGTCCTGTTCCAACCACGCCGCCGTTTCCTTGCGTTCGCTGTCGCCCGTCATCAGGGCGCGGAAGTCGCCAAATTGCAGGGCCACGCCCACACTGTTGTCGTTCTGATCGCTCCCCATATTGGGCGGCGGTGCGATCACCTGCACCTTGACGCTGCCCAGGTTGATGATCTGGTTGCTGGCCTTTCTGAACGTGGTCTTCTGGGCCTGCAGGGCGGACACCAGCCGTTCCCAGGTCTTGGTGCTGCCGCCCAGCCCGTTGTTGATGAACAGCGTCGGTTTGGCCGAGGCCGCCGTGACCAATCCGGCGATATGGTCCGCGTCTGCATGGGTTGCCACCATCACATCGATCTTGTCGATGCCGTAGGTCTTCATCTGCTGTTCCATCAGCACGGTGCTGCGCCCACCGTCGATCAGCATGGTCTTGCCCTCGGGACTGCGGACCAGCACGGCGTCGCCCTGACCCACATCCAGAAAACGCACGGTGACCTGGCCCTCGGGGGCCGTCTCTGCACTGGCCTTTTCCTTGCCCTTGCCGGTCATGCCGTTGCAGGCCGCCAGCGAGACGGTCAGCGCCAGCACGACCAGGCCCGCGATATCCGCCGGGCTGGGGCCACGCCGGCGCCCGG encodes the following:
- a CDS encoding GNAT family N-acetyltransferase produces the protein MDLGGGYSARPISLQAYRDACDRLQGQIFGDGSLYAFGPPVKAPPPLGETFSWGLYRAEELIGWSFAQQKDERTVYMADTGILPEHQGRGLYTRLLPQLLDTFREAGYSLVQSHHRATNNAVIVPKLRAGFLIQGLNLYEGGLNVALTHSLDNTYRKAMHVRSGLQAAQGETARRLGVPSEAQTESAVPPAISLPAGQGQDTELGGGYVLRRVPYEVYYDIYSGLEDAVYSSVSLNWPTPARLEPPEYPRYAWLIGHGEQVVGWQYSRQWDSRTAYMVNTALLPAHRGQGVYTRLLAPVLAALRAEGYELVRSHHHATNNAVLLPKLRAGFRLQGLQVDDHGVMAVLMLSFGGLYRDYMDVRSGLKRPTGEVAQALALERP
- the thrC gene encoding threonine synthase, with the translated sequence MKYVSTRGLRDLGGFSDVLLMGLAPDGGLAMPERLPTLSPDDLEGLRGLDYADLAYAVMHPYIDDIPEADLRAMLRATYHPDVFHSADITPLTPLGNSGLFLLELSNGPSLAFKDIAMQFLGQVFEYVLERRNEELNILGATSGDTGSAAEYAMLGKARINVFMLSPHGRMSAFQQAQMFSLHEPNIFNIAVQGVFDDCQDLVKEINADTGFKARHAIGAVNSINWARVLAQAVYYFKAYFALKLPAGQQVDFSVPSGNFGNVFAGYLAKRMGLPIGQLVVASNENDVLHEFFSTGVYHVRRAAQVAQTSSPSMDIGKASNFERYLYLISGADGAQTGVWWAEVGGGRPVDLRGMAHWDEVRASGFVGGRSSHADRLETIRRTDERFGRLVDPHTADGLLVGERYARAGVPMVCLETALPAKFEDTVKEAVGRTPPRPERFEGIEELPRHFTVMENNAVPLKAWIAQKLGQALQATP
- a CDS encoding class I SAM-dependent methyltransferase is translated as MNPDERTAQNVRLFDTLSAHYDRMGFLPLTARYLAGRFEARPGETLLDVMCGTGTLALALADAVGAGGQVVGADLSPGMLAVARNRVVGKTNLSFVEADATALPLVDMTFDGVACASGLFFVPDMEAALREWRRVLRPGGRVAFSSFGKGLMGDLPGRWRTALEGVGFNPGFPPLGRLPSPDAAAELLRAAGFEEVTVDLRDLPYRLPTPQHRWDDIEAGMEGAPLASLPPEIRRRLQSEHLAELEALFAGEALTVPVPVLVASGVRAR
- a CDS encoding agmatine deiminase family protein; this translates as MKHLSTTDVTPRALGFAMPPEWEAHAATWMSWPAGDDLWFGHLDAVRAEFAGLVRTIARFEPVHLLTRDAQSRQDADERLVGANVTFHDVPLNDVWIRDNGPLFVTRSPGDVSFVNWRFNAWGGKFDFAEDDRVPEAVAHILNASHWDVPVVLEGGALEIGGAGVALTTRSCLLTDTRNLGLDAGKYADWLREYLGVSKLLWLGAGLENDHTDGHIDTITRFADERTIVTSVEADQMDPNHAVMTANLEALKGMTDAHGNPFRIVELPLPAEYLEGAEGRLPPTYANFYIGNGFVVVPQYGDPNDARALEILTPLFPGREVIGLSSRAIIEGGGSFHCVTQQQPVGTVWTGE
- a CDS encoding Rqc2 family fibronectin-binding protein; protein product: MEGLMLAKVLGELSPHLPLHTLGWVFPDETTAALLLDGPGLGERRNLVLAYRPPQPVLFISRERLRGDPRSPFQRFLAARVRGQLLAAEQLKLDRVVALHFGGEAGFVDQAPTRLLFEVTGRNANLLVLEEGEGFGGRIVMAAREITGSRNRFRTIRSGGQYTPPPPYDKLDPRTLEEAEAQSLSTLPIGQWRERLDGLGPLLSAELARRADLLSTQAPGQDWPQALAALRSLVADPTVSEGVMQDGAREAARSEKAAALRKALAEPLGKRLTLIRNQLADVSRAEAGLDAAAIDREEADLLMAYASTVEPGSSSAELPAFDGSGPRPVALDPSLSAVQNAEKRYGRARRREDVYERLLEREETLRAELAEAEARVTQLEHASLEELDALASTLQSERPEKSQYGLRFTTPGGYEVLVGRNNKENATLTHRIGRSMDYWFHAQGYPGSHVIVRTGGKELAQPDILYAARLAAAHSKARGSSNVGVDYTRIKYVWKPRGAPAGQVHYTDQNTVFVDGTPPEDGTVE
- a CDS encoding carboxymuconolactone decarboxylase family protein — protein: MPWIQTVPYLEATGRLKVLYDRVKGPGNNVDNIMAMHSLRPHSMEGHMALYKAALHHSGNTLPKWLLETLGVWVSSLNSCEYCVEHHFAGLKRLLGDDARADAIRRAVEARDPDAAPLSGGQRQALRYAEKLTLTPSAVSGADVESLREVGFSDGEILEINQVTAYFAYANRTVLGLGCSTDGDVLGLSPGDSDDPDNWNHS
- a CDS encoding RluA family pseudouridine synthase, producing MPAPSPTLNDGYAYTERVGPRGAGLTVLAYLAGRYGHSSPGEWQARLERGEVVLGGVAAQGSETLRAGQTLIWNRPPWPEDAVPLHFEVLYQDEAVLAVSKPSGLPTVPAGGFLNHTLLTLVRQRWPEASPLHRLGRGTSGLVLFSQTAAAGAALSRDWREGRIEKTYRALAQGIARQDESEISTPIGLVPHPRLGEVYAASPDGKGSRSFARVLARRDGQTLFEVDIHTGRPHQIRIHLAAIGHPLVGDPLYGVGGLPLADLPGLPGDGGYLLHAHRLGFVHPSTAQKMTLEATVPAELNAG
- a CDS encoding DsbA family protein, whose protein sequence is MTPSSVPSNEVFFDFLCPYAWRGVELAQVLRQAGEQGFKLRHFSLVQGNHVDNAGQQEPVWWLTDQPGDAGQRAQQTSLLAFLAAGAAARQGEEQSWNFTLALFRAVHEEKKPMDEDAVMAAARVAKLDLEQFAADRKDDAGLRASLRAELAEAAELGVFGTPTFVLPGGEAAYYRFENLTRELGTARQWWNLYGEVLHSDAGIATVKRARNRPAKKTAPKKLAQQTV
- a CDS encoding ComEC/Rec2 family competence protein, coding for MSEKGSGKKAAGKKAPEKAEKKRPEKKATAKKAASRKPGPQSRKPAARKPSRAGRRRGPSPADIAGLVVLALTVSLAACNGMTGKGKEKASAETAPEGQVTVRFLDVGQGDAVLVRSPEGKTMLIDGGRSTVLMEQQMKTYGIDKIDVMVATHADADHIAGLVTAASAKPTLFINNGLGGSTKTWERLVSALQAQKTTFRKASNQIINLGSVKVQVIAPPPNMGSDQNDNSVGVALQFGDFRALMTGDSERKETAAWLEQDRAEIAGPFQVYKSIHHGAANGDNPAWLAVVRPQNVVISVGENNYGHPTKTALDLYKQNGVRIYRTDQNGTVTFTGNADGTYTVNTQR